Proteins from a genomic interval of Desulfofustis limnaeus:
- a CDS encoding O-antigen ligase family protein — protein sequence MKHPLSGWFGQASFVLLLFVLAFAPLAFGTVEHWSKTVAQLGIGLALMFCLLGLWRSSEPLLRPPGLLPLLLLLGVVAGQLVALPVWLLKSVSPHGWEAYRPVYEQAGGAGWLPLSVHPKATLQEFFRLAAGVLLYLLTVQLLRTGGRVKRTVGLVVGLGSVIAFFAILQQFSADGKIYWFRPAPGGSPGGPWININQYAAFIEAICPLALALFLFYRPPMGEDLSWRERFISFFSSPRSNLHLFLGFSFVLLGFSVFVSLCRGGIVTILLSMLLFAGLKGVAHRRAGGMTLWVGVCLVLLAVSWFGWQPIVDEFEKSIGDGWAIQDGRTTLYADILPMIRDFWLFGAGFGTFVDVYPSYKTIVSDGVFEHAHNDYLELLTDGGVISFGLMAWFVAAVVRSGWRLMVRRRDRYARLVGIGALTSIGALLMHSVVDFNLQNTAIGLYFFFLCGLLTAAVNTRYGYQETESLLPAAPRNQLYGLTLFTVLFLGTVGVVQFGIMAAAHGFSQIRQVYVSSHLDPALMRRVIDGVEQSRRSDPLEAYYPFYRGNLAVLREGREAAGGWYLRAALLRPMEGIYLQRIGLMLPPERQEEASRLLAEGYRRALLKARVVPSWVEWLLITGQRSAAMALIKEWFVRDPGTAAGLIPLLETHRFSRQEVAEVLPPSAEAWIRFGTYQEDMGQIEEAGHYRSEALRFVEREEVAKPQWFSQLIGYYQRHGRPDEALAVLRRAVEACPEHAPFRIQLGDYYQREQIWYRALEEYQKAVALEPGNESYRRRLRKLELDIEFGR from the coding sequence ATGAAGCACCCTCTGTCGGGATGGTTTGGTCAGGCGTCCTTCGTTCTGCTGCTGTTCGTTCTGGCGTTTGCGCCGCTGGCCTTCGGTACGGTTGAACACTGGTCGAAGACGGTGGCGCAGCTGGGCATCGGCCTGGCGCTGATGTTCTGTCTTTTGGGTCTCTGGCGAAGCTCGGAGCCGCTGCTGAGGCCGCCTGGATTGTTGCCGCTTCTGCTCTTGCTCGGGGTTGTGGCGGGGCAGTTGGTGGCGCTGCCCGTCTGGCTGCTCAAATCGGTCTCTCCGCACGGGTGGGAGGCCTATCGGCCGGTCTATGAGCAGGCCGGTGGAGCCGGTTGGCTGCCGCTCTCGGTGCATCCCAAGGCCACGCTGCAGGAATTTTTTCGGCTGGCCGCCGGGGTGTTGTTGTACCTGCTCACTGTGCAGCTGTTGCGCACCGGGGGGCGGGTGAAACGGACGGTGGGGCTGGTGGTCGGGCTGGGCAGCGTGATCGCCTTTTTCGCCATCTTGCAGCAGTTCAGCGCCGACGGGAAGATCTACTGGTTTCGCCCGGCCCCGGGAGGCAGCCCCGGCGGGCCCTGGATCAATATCAATCAGTACGCCGCGTTTATCGAGGCCATCTGCCCCCTGGCCTTGGCCTTGTTTCTCTTTTATCGGCCGCCGATGGGCGAGGATCTGTCCTGGCGGGAGCGGTTCATCTCCTTTTTCTCGTCACCGCGCAGCAATCTGCATCTCTTTCTCGGCTTTTCTTTCGTCCTGCTGGGTTTTTCGGTGTTTGTCAGCCTCTGCCGGGGCGGCATCGTGACCATTTTGTTGTCGATGCTGCTCTTTGCCGGGCTCAAGGGGGTGGCTCATCGCCGGGCCGGGGGCATGACCCTGTGGGTGGGGGTGTGTCTGGTGCTGCTGGCGGTGAGCTGGTTCGGCTGGCAGCCGATTGTCGATGAGTTTGAAAAATCGATTGGCGACGGCTGGGCCATCCAGGACGGGCGAACTACGCTATATGCCGATATTTTGCCGATGATCCGTGATTTCTGGTTGTTCGGCGCCGGGTTCGGGACCTTCGTCGATGTCTATCCCTCCTACAAAACCATCGTCTCCGATGGTGTCTTCGAGCATGCCCATAACGATTATTTGGAGCTGTTGACCGACGGCGGGGTGATCAGTTTCGGATTGATGGCCTGGTTTGTGGCGGCGGTTGTCCGGAGCGGGTGGCGGCTGATGGTGCGGCGGCGGGATCGATACGCGCGGTTGGTGGGGATTGGCGCGCTGACGTCCATCGGGGCGTTGCTGATGCACAGCGTGGTGGATTTCAACCTGCAGAATACCGCCATCGGGCTCTATTTCTTTTTCCTCTGTGGGTTGCTGACGGCGGCGGTCAATACCCGTTACGGGTACCAGGAGACGGAATCGCTGCTGCCGGCAGCGCCGCGCAACCAGCTCTATGGGCTCACCTTGTTCACCGTGTTGTTTCTTGGGACGGTGGGTGTGGTTCAGTTCGGCATCATGGCCGCGGCTCACGGTTTCAGCCAGATTCGTCAGGTCTATGTGAGCAGCCATCTCGATCCGGCCTTGATGCGGCGGGTCATCGACGGCGTGGAGCAGTCACGGCGTTCTGATCCGCTGGAGGCCTACTACCCCTTTTACCGGGGCAATCTTGCGGTGCTTCGGGAAGGCAGGGAGGCGGCGGGTGGATGGTACCTTCGGGCGGCGCTCCTGCGGCCCATGGAAGGGATCTATCTGCAGCGGATCGGGCTGATGCTGCCGCCTGAGCGGCAGGAAGAGGCAAGCAGGCTGTTGGCGGAAGGGTATCGGCGTGCCCTGCTCAAGGCCCGCGTCGTGCCCAGCTGGGTGGAATGGCTGCTGATTACCGGGCAGCGATCGGCGGCGATGGCGTTGATCAAAGAATGGTTTGTCCGCGATCCGGGAACGGCGGCCGGGTTGATTCCGCTGCTGGAGACGCACCGGTTCTCGCGGCAGGAGGTGGCCGAGGTGCTGCCGCCGTCGGCGGAGGCGTGGATCCGTTTCGGGACGTACCAGGAGGATATGGGCCAGATCGAGGAGGCCGGGCACTACCGCAGCGAGGCGCTGCGCTTTGTGGAGCGGGAGGAGGTGGCCAAGCCGCAGTGGTTCTCCCAGCTGATCGGCTACTACCAGCGTCACGGCCGGCCGGACGAGGCCTTGGCGGTGTTGCGTCGGGCGGTGGAAGCCTGTCCCGAACATGCCCCGTTTCGCATCCAACTCGGTGATTACTACCAACGCGAGCAGATCTGGTACCGCGCCCTGGAAGAATATCAGAAAGCCGTCGCCCTGGAGCCGGGCAACGAGTCCTACCGCCGCCGCCTGCGCAAGCTGGAATTGGATATCGAGTTTGGCAGATAA
- a CDS encoding sigma-54 interaction domain-containing protein has translation MSINQLIRSDAERLAANQRSLLAAMPQAVILMQADGLVEYENAKALELFDDLTTPAGDDEPQKNTVRAQLQELVASALQSGSTCVKHRFNGTQVECHIAPFNGYKGDQLYWLVIKPVDQSAQSEKHLPQDLDSVIQHKISELQEQGYLRKKLSVQPKDIIRHVEVHPSHGIMVGSSKAIYQLRETVFRIARTDATILVTGESGTGKELFVNLIHETSNRKTKPLLKINCTALNDSLLESELFGHEKGAFTGAQTRKKGKFEVVDGGTLCLDEIGDISRHMQAVLLRVLQNGEFIRVGGNTPIKSNARIIAATNVDLVEAVRQGSFRLDLFYRLSIFNITIPPLRERKEDITDLISYFTGKYSKLFDKDIYAITKSATEKLITHQWPGNVRELENVIQRAVLMSSSDVISDQDIHFDAPIASDHPSQSIASVIEQQPHTSLKDFVSACEKELILHNLEKYQGNVALAAENLHIGKTAMYEKLKRHRIVPKSIR, from the coding sequence TTGTCGATCAATCAACTCATACGCAGCGATGCTGAACGGCTTGCCGCCAATCAGCGCTCCTTACTCGCGGCCATGCCCCAGGCGGTCATTCTGATGCAGGCCGATGGCCTGGTCGAGTATGAGAACGCCAAGGCTCTCGAACTGTTCGACGATTTGACCACGCCTGCCGGAGACGATGAGCCTCAAAAAAACACCGTGCGGGCTCAGCTTCAAGAGTTGGTCGCCTCGGCCCTTCAATCCGGCTCGACATGTGTTAAACACCGGTTCAACGGCACCCAGGTGGAATGCCACATAGCTCCATTCAACGGCTATAAAGGCGACCAGCTCTATTGGCTGGTGATCAAACCCGTGGACCAGTCCGCACAATCTGAAAAACATCTTCCCCAGGACCTTGATTCGGTCATCCAGCACAAGATTTCCGAATTGCAGGAGCAGGGTTATTTACGTAAAAAACTCTCGGTCCAGCCCAAAGACATTATCAGGCATGTGGAAGTCCACCCATCCCACGGCATCATGGTCGGATCGAGCAAGGCCATCTACCAATTGCGCGAGACGGTCTTTCGTATCGCCCGAACCGATGCCACCATCCTGGTCACCGGAGAATCGGGGACCGGCAAGGAGCTATTCGTCAATCTCATCCATGAGACGAGTAACCGCAAGACCAAGCCGCTGCTGAAGATCAACTGCACCGCCCTGAACGACTCCCTGCTGGAAAGTGAATTGTTCGGCCACGAAAAAGGCGCCTTTACCGGCGCCCAGACCAGGAAAAAGGGGAAGTTCGAGGTGGTGGACGGGGGCACGCTGTGCCTCGATGAGATAGGCGATATCAGCAGACACATGCAGGCGGTGCTGTTGCGGGTCTTGCAAAACGGCGAGTTCATCCGGGTCGGCGGCAACACCCCGATCAAGAGCAATGCCCGGATCATCGCCGCCACCAACGTCGACCTGGTGGAGGCGGTACGGCAGGGAAGCTTTCGCCTGGACCTGTTCTATCGGCTCTCCATTTTCAACATCACCATCCCGCCGCTACGCGAACGTAAAGAGGATATCACCGACCTGATCTCCTATTTCACCGGTAAATATTCTAAGTTGTTCGATAAAGATATATACGCTATCACCAAATCAGCCACTGAAAAACTGATAACCCACCAGTGGCCCGGCAATGTCCGCGAACTGGAAAATGTCATACAGCGGGCCGTCCTGATGAGTTCATCCGATGTCATCTCGGACCAGGACATCCACTTCGATGCCCCGATCGCCTCGGACCATCCGTCGCAATCGATTGCCTCGGTCATCGAGCAGCAACCGCACACCTCGTTGAAGGATTTCGTTTCAGCCTGCGAGAAAGAACTGATCCTGCACAACCTGGAAAAATACCAGGGCAACGTTGCCCTGGCGGCGGAAAACCTGCACATCGGTAAGACCGCCATGTACGAAAAGCTGAAGCGGCACCGGATCGTCCCCAAGAGCATTCGCTGA
- a CDS encoding nucleotidyl transferase AbiEii/AbiGii toxin family protein, with translation MSIQMYNKQMKTFSPALQVLPPPQLKLWHELDGTPGHFVLYGGTGLALHLGHRVSVDFDFFSNQAFDPQVLAQSVPYLTGAERVQIAANTLTCRVGGDEGVLVSFFGGLGLARVAPIERVEGRALRVASVLDIAGTKAAVVQKRAEKKDYLDIDAVLQSGIALPEILAAARAIYGNSFNPLITLKALSYFGDIPDLPNVVQERLRAAVAGVDPLKLPVIKPFDRG, from the coding sequence ATGTCAATTCAAATGTATAATAAGCAGATGAAGACGTTTTCTCCGGCATTGCAGGTTCTTCCTCCTCCTCAACTGAAACTCTGGCATGAGTTGGATGGTACCCCCGGCCATTTTGTTCTGTATGGCGGGACAGGGCTTGCTTTACATCTCGGTCATCGGGTGTCCGTGGATTTTGATTTTTTCTCGAATCAAGCATTCGATCCACAGGTGCTTGCTCAAAGCGTGCCGTATTTGACGGGGGCGGAACGAGTACAGATTGCAGCAAACACTTTGACGTGCCGAGTCGGAGGAGACGAAGGTGTGCTTGTCTCGTTTTTCGGAGGCCTTGGCCTCGCTCGGGTCGCCCCGATAGAACGGGTTGAAGGACGAGCCCTGCGGGTGGCTTCGGTTCTCGATATTGCCGGTACCAAAGCTGCAGTCGTTCAGAAACGTGCCGAGAAAAAAGATTATCTTGATATCGATGCCGTGCTGCAATCTGGCATTGCCTTGCCGGAGATACTTGCTGCTGCTCGCGCCATATACGGCAATTCATTCAATCCGTTAATCACCCTGAAGGCGCTGAGCTATTTTGGCGACATCCCGGATCTGCCGAATGTTGTGCAGGAGCGGCTGCGTGCAGCGGTTGCTGGGGTAGATCCTCTCAAACTTCCTGTTATCAAGCCATTTGACCGTGGGTAA
- a CDS encoding GumC family protein has translation MKDDYHRQQVDIGDEQEIHLRDYLKVIRKRLPIIIAILVLVALASIVKVFTAVPIYSASTQVLVERNYGTRGLSQDYYRYEPEFLDTQSALIRSVNVGRRVVDKLDLTGRYRSLFIPEREERKPSFLAEVKKTVKGWIKNALSFVLSADKPPTGVAGMDGELPEIEPLTEEEMFARMVSGGLLVTPVPNTKIVSISYSHTNPVMAQMVANAVVQAYMDEILEIKVATSSYQLQWMTAKADQEREKLERAERALQQYMRDNDLVTVENRLSVSPQKLTEFSSQLSRAEAERKEVEALLAQIREAGDDFDKLENIPVFAENKVLKDLREKTYKARQNITDLSKKFGPKHPTMIKAQEEIDNLQKERRFEVQRVVSSTQNAYQLADSKARNLQELIDETKSEILDLNEKFIQYSILKREVDSSRMLFDTLQTSIKQEGVTEQSQSVNIWVVKEADMPMAPSHPNKRRTVLLGIILGLFGGVGLAFLIEYLDNTVKSEAELERRYGITVLGSVEMLGKPEDHIESYVVRHPLSPLAESYRLVRSSLLLSSAEKPPGVILITSMMQEEGKTATTINLARILAQTGKKVVVIDGDLRRPRMHTLFKMRLDNGLSSYLTGNSPKPAIVPVPGEDVALLTSGPKPPNPAELLSSKKMVELLQSLRQQFDFVLIDSPPVQSVTDGLALSKIADGTIVVVRFGKTTYELLNGGLKKLADVRGNILGFVLNGLKQRDARGYYYGYTSTYASDDKKA, from the coding sequence ATGAAAGACGATTACCATCGGCAGCAGGTTGACATCGGTGACGAGCAGGAAATCCACCTGCGCGACTATCTGAAGGTAATTCGCAAGCGGTTACCGATTATCATCGCCATTTTGGTGCTGGTGGCCCTGGCCAGCATTGTCAAGGTGTTTACGGCGGTTCCCATCTATTCGGCCTCCACGCAGGTCCTGGTCGAGCGGAATTATGGTACGCGCGGGCTGAGCCAGGATTATTACCGGTATGAGCCGGAATTCCTCGATACGCAATCGGCGTTGATCAGAAGCGTCAATGTCGGCCGGCGGGTGGTCGACAAACTCGATCTGACCGGCCGCTACCGCAGCCTGTTTATTCCGGAGCGCGAGGAGCGCAAGCCGTCTTTTCTCGCCGAAGTGAAAAAGACGGTCAAAGGGTGGATCAAGAACGCCTTGTCGTTTGTCCTGAGTGCCGACAAGCCGCCAACCGGTGTGGCCGGCATGGACGGGGAGCTGCCGGAGATCGAGCCGCTGACCGAAGAAGAGATGTTTGCCCGCATGGTGAGCGGGGGATTGCTGGTTACCCCGGTTCCCAATACCAAAATCGTTTCCATCAGCTACAGCCACACCAATCCGGTGATGGCCCAGATGGTGGCCAATGCGGTGGTGCAGGCTTACATGGACGAAATCCTGGAGATCAAGGTCGCCACCTCCAGCTATCAATTGCAGTGGATGACCGCCAAGGCGGATCAGGAGCGGGAGAAACTGGAGCGGGCGGAGCGGGCCCTGCAGCAGTATATGCGGGACAATGATCTGGTCACCGTGGAGAACCGGTTATCGGTTTCACCGCAGAAGTTGACCGAATTCAGTTCCCAGCTTTCCCGAGCCGAGGCCGAGCGCAAGGAGGTGGAGGCACTGCTCGCCCAGATCCGCGAGGCCGGCGATGATTTCGACAAACTCGAGAATATCCCGGTCTTTGCCGAAAACAAGGTACTCAAGGACCTACGCGAGAAGACCTACAAGGCGCGGCAGAATATTACCGATCTCTCCAAGAAGTTCGGGCCGAAACACCCGACCATGATCAAGGCCCAGGAAGAGATCGATAACTTGCAGAAAGAACGGCGGTTCGAGGTGCAACGAGTCGTTTCCTCGACACAAAACGCCTACCAACTGGCCGACTCAAAGGCGCGCAACCTGCAAGAGCTGATCGATGAAACGAAAAGCGAGATCCTCGATCTGAACGAGAAATTCATTCAATACTCGATTCTGAAGCGGGAGGTCGATTCCAGTCGCATGCTCTTTGACACCCTGCAGACCAGCATCAAGCAGGAGGGGGTGACCGAGCAATCGCAGAGCGTCAATATCTGGGTGGTAAAAGAGGCCGACATGCCGATGGCCCCGTCTCATCCCAATAAGCGCAGGACGGTGCTGCTTGGCATCATCCTCGGTTTGTTCGGTGGGGTGGGACTCGCTTTTTTGATCGAATATCTTGATAATACGGTAAAATCCGAGGCCGAGCTGGAGCGGCGCTACGGGATTACCGTGCTCGGCTCGGTGGAGATGTTGGGCAAGCCTGAGGATCACATCGAATCCTATGTGGTCCGCCATCCGTTGTCGCCTCTGGCCGAAAGTTACCGGTTGGTCCGCTCGAGCCTGCTGCTCTCTTCGGCGGAGAAACCGCCGGGCGTGATCTTGATTACCAGCATGATGCAGGAAGAGGGGAAAACGGCGACGACCATCAATCTGGCCCGGATTCTCGCGCAAACCGGGAAAAAGGTGGTGGTCATCGATGGCGACCTGCGACGTCCGCGGATGCATACGTTGTTCAAAATGCGCCTGGATAACGGCTTGAGCAGTTATCTCACCGGCAATAGCCCGAAGCCGGCCATTGTTCCGGTTCCGGGCGAGGATGTGGCCCTGCTCACCTCCGGCCCCAAACCGCCGAACCCGGCGGAGCTGCTCAGTTCCAAGAAAATGGTGGAGCTGCTGCAGTCGTTGCGGCAGCAATTCGATTTTGTGCTGATCGATTCGCCTCCGGTACAATCGGTCACCGACGGCCTGGCGTTGAGCAAGATTGCCGATGGCACCATCGTGGTGGTGCGTTTCGGCAAGACCACCTACGAGTTGCTCAACGGCGGGCTGAAAAAACTGGCGGACGTTCGCGGCAACATCCTCGGGTTCGTGCTCAACGGGCTAAAGCAGCGCGATGCCCGCGGTTACTATTACGGCTACACCAGCACCTACGCCAGTGACGACAAGAAGGCGTAA
- a CDS encoding GumC family protein, with protein sequence MNHHYIQLIRRWVDVAFRRKTTILFFALVGLFVGLGYYLSEPKFYRSTALLSYEQQRINPTQMSPDVVARIRETINTVTHIVLSRSSLERIIHDLNLRDETSKSSMEDEVEWLRQRVIVEPSRQGDTFSINHLGTDPVLVEKVTNALADRFIEENMKYREERAAETSQYTQDELAMAKEILDVREAEMRDYKLRHFDEMPEQREGNLARLNSLQEQYQNRQNSIQDLERTRVLIQEQINLRRQILTGAVQAQTGQVTAVEAPTPVETDQQRLARLEQTLQSLLGRYTEQHPEIRQLRREIALLQENIGPDAGAETGTAAGRGSRASFDQELFDLEIQMKDVVLNIKKLNEERAELQKSIDRYESWIEAVPQREAEWSALTREYAELRRHYDELVAQNLQASAALNLERKQKGSQFKIEDRARIPEKPIKPIFSITMALALFAGLGLGILLAVGKELIDLSFRSPDEVESELGVEVVCSIPYVPLPNETRKQRLKQVAVGCALFLGFVGWVVMVVMFWQRGQIIL encoded by the coding sequence ATGAATCACCATTATATTCAACTCATCAGACGATGGGTTGATGTCGCCTTTCGCCGGAAGACGACGATTCTTTTCTTTGCATTGGTCGGGTTGTTTGTCGGTCTCGGTTACTATTTATCCGAGCCGAAGTTTTATCGAAGTACTGCATTGCTTAGTTATGAGCAGCAGCGGATCAATCCCACCCAGATGTCTCCCGATGTCGTCGCCCGGATCCGGGAAACGATCAATACCGTAACTCATATCGTGCTGAGCCGTTCGAGCCTGGAGAGGATCATTCATGATCTCAATCTGCGGGACGAAACGTCGAAAAGTTCCATGGAGGATGAGGTTGAGTGGTTGCGGCAGCGCGTCATCGTGGAGCCTTCCCGGCAGGGGGATACTTTCAGCATCAACCACCTCGGCACGGATCCGGTCCTGGTCGAAAAGGTGACCAACGCGTTGGCCGATCGTTTCATCGAAGAGAATATGAAATACCGGGAAGAGCGCGCCGCCGAGACATCGCAGTACACCCAGGACGAACTGGCCATGGCCAAGGAGATACTCGATGTTCGGGAAGCCGAGATGCGTGACTACAAGCTTCGTCATTTCGACGAGATGCCGGAGCAACGAGAGGGTAATCTGGCGCGGTTGAACTCGCTGCAGGAGCAGTATCAGAACCGGCAGAACTCCATCCAGGATCTTGAGCGGACCCGGGTTCTGATCCAGGAGCAGATCAATCTCCGCCGGCAGATCCTCACCGGCGCCGTTCAGGCGCAAACCGGACAGGTGACGGCGGTGGAAGCACCGACCCCGGTGGAAACCGATCAGCAGCGTTTAGCCAGACTGGAGCAGACGCTGCAGAGCCTGCTCGGACGTTATACCGAACAACACCCTGAAATCAGACAATTGCGCCGAGAGATCGCTCTGCTGCAGGAAAATATCGGACCCGATGCCGGGGCGGAGACGGGGACTGCTGCCGGACGAGGTTCGCGGGCGTCTTTCGACCAGGAGCTGTTCGATCTGGAGATCCAGATGAAGGACGTGGTTCTCAATATCAAGAAGCTCAACGAAGAGCGCGCCGAGCTGCAAAAGTCCATCGATCGGTATGAGTCATGGATCGAGGCGGTACCGCAGCGGGAGGCCGAATGGTCGGCCTTGACTCGCGAGTATGCCGAGTTGCGGCGCCACTATGACGAATTGGTGGCGCAAAACCTGCAAGCATCTGCCGCCTTGAATCTGGAGCGCAAGCAGAAAGGCAGCCAGTTCAAGATCGAGGATCGGGCCCGCATCCCGGAGAAGCCGATCAAGCCTATCTTCTCAATAACCATGGCCTTGGCGCTCTTTGCCGGTCTTGGCCTCGGAATTCTTCTGGCCGTTGGCAAGGAGCTGATCGACCTGTCGTTTCGCAGCCCCGATGAGGTGGAGAGTGAACTGGGGGTGGAGGTGGTGTGCTCCATTCCCTATGTCCCGCTGCCCAACGAGACACGGAAGCAACGGTTGAAGCAGGTCGCGGTCGGTTGCGCTCTGTTCCTTGGATTTGTGGGCTGGGTGGTGATGGTGGTGATGTTCTGGCAGCGAGGACAGATTATCCTCTGA
- a CDS encoding polysaccharide biosynthesis/export family protein — protein sequence MMIRWLVVLLLVCSAAGFSFAADYRVGPGDVLDITVYDNDDLKTKVRVGTDGTIVVPLLGKVEVAAMTVPQIAEQLQDLLADGYLVNPQVNVFVQEFRSKKVVVLGQVRSPGLIELSGPISFLELISKAGGLEKDAGEGATIKRRENDQDVVIPIDLKSLIEGGDLSQNVTILDGDTVVVSKGAMCYVTGEVQEPGSYACSVDSTVLQMIALANGFTGKASKSGVDIVRIVDGEKTIIENVALDTTMVKPNDVIVVPESFF from the coding sequence ATGATGATTCGATGGTTGGTAGTCCTGCTGCTGGTCTGTTCGGCAGCAGGATTTTCTTTTGCAGCCGATTATCGGGTGGGTCCGGGGGATGTCCTGGATATCACCGTCTACGATAATGACGATCTGAAGACCAAGGTGCGGGTGGGTACCGATGGCACAATCGTGGTGCCGCTACTGGGCAAGGTGGAAGTGGCAGCGATGACGGTGCCGCAGATCGCGGAACAGCTGCAGGACCTGCTGGCCGATGGGTATTTGGTCAATCCGCAGGTCAACGTCTTTGTGCAGGAGTTTCGCAGCAAGAAGGTGGTGGTGCTCGGCCAGGTGCGGAGTCCGGGCCTGATCGAGTTGAGCGGGCCGATCAGCTTTCTCGAGCTGATCTCCAAGGCCGGTGGGCTGGAAAAAGATGCCGGAGAAGGGGCGACCATCAAGCGCCGCGAGAACGACCAGGACGTGGTTATCCCGATCGATCTGAAATCGTTGATCGAAGGCGGCGATTTGTCGCAGAACGTGACGATCCTTGACGGCGATACGGTGGTCGTCTCCAAGGGGGCCATGTGCTACGTCACCGGTGAGGTGCAGGAACCGGGTTCGTACGCCTGCTCGGTGGATTCCACCGTGCTGCAGATGATTGCGCTGGCCAACGGGTTTACCGGCAAGGCCTCGAAATCGGGAGTGGACATCGTGCGGATCGTGGATGGCGAAAAGACCATCATCGAGAATGTGGCGCTCGATACGACCATGGTCAAACCAAACGATGTGATTGTCGTGCCAGAGAGTTTCTTCTGA
- a CDS encoding methyl-accepting chemotaxis protein, which translates to MAAHYQRKLKNFFIKKDFQGRISLAVFLAVVGGCFIFFVLLAFFSRNTLTFSYTDSVVQVGQTPWMLIKNALLANWLFLLVGGSLLVVAAIIATHRVAGPLFRFEKTLGTMIDGDLSQTVHLRDKDEGKDLAARINSFNLLLTGKLREIDRSSKAISDLLARCEALDLHRTRPEETDEILQAIKRHTARIRTQVDYFTLKHE; encoded by the coding sequence ATGGCAGCCCACTATCAGCGAAAACTCAAGAACTTCTTCATCAAAAAGGATTTTCAGGGCCGTATCAGCCTGGCGGTCTTTCTTGCCGTGGTCGGCGGCTGCTTCATCTTTTTCGTGCTGCTCGCCTTCTTCTCCCGCAACACGCTGACCTTTTCCTACACCGACAGCGTCGTCCAGGTGGGCCAGACGCCGTGGATGCTGATCAAGAACGCCCTGCTGGCCAACTGGCTGTTCCTGCTGGTGGGCGGCTCGCTGCTGGTGGTCGCCGCAATCATCGCCACCCACCGCGTGGCCGGGCCGCTCTTCCGCTTCGAAAAGACCCTGGGCACCATGATCGACGGCGACCTGTCTCAAACGGTCCATCTTCGCGACAAGGACGAGGGCAAGGACCTGGCCGCCCGCATCAACTCCTTCAACCTCCTGCTCACCGGCAAGCTCCGGGAGATCGATCGCAGCTCCAAGGCCATCAGCGACCTGCTGGCCCGCTGCGAGGCCCTCGACCTGCACCGCACCCGGCCGGAGGAAACCGACGAGATCCTCCAGGCCATCAAACGGCACACCGCCAGAATCAGAACCCAGGTCGATTATTTCACGCTGAAGCATGAGTGA
- a CDS encoding ExeA family protein, with translation MYRSFYGLQGKPFELSPSSDVVYLSDSHQEALATLRYGVISDKGFLLLTGGIGTGKTTILNCLLKMVKEKVRVCVLNNPTLTRHEFYSFLAAKLGLAFDGDKAHFLVHFAQLLQDFHQNRQKILLIIDEAQVFPLELLEEVRLLSNQAGEDNVLSIFLIGQPELQEVLSHPRLLPLRQRIGINYHLRPFGRGDTERYIAYRLNKAGAANPVLFTEAAIERIHQASSGNPRLINIICDHALVSGFVRSSKLIDGEIVEECVNELRLPGEPGLTLSPGSELENSRPVKRRSRARRINSATAMLSVLTLVAAVGVLFYYLGWISW, from the coding sequence ATGTACCGCAGCTTCTACGGACTTCAGGGAAAACCATTCGAACTCTCGCCGAGCAGTGATGTCGTCTATTTGAGCGATTCGCATCAGGAAGCTTTGGCCACGTTGCGCTACGGGGTGATCAGCGATAAGGGGTTCTTGTTGCTGACCGGCGGTATCGGTACCGGCAAGACAACTATCCTGAATTGTCTGCTGAAAATGGTCAAGGAGAAGGTCCGGGTCTGCGTACTCAACAATCCCACCCTGACCAGGCACGAATTTTACTCCTTTCTGGCGGCAAAGCTGGGTCTTGCCTTCGACGGCGACAAAGCTCACTTTCTTGTCCACTTTGCCCAGTTGCTGCAGGATTTCCATCAGAACAGACAGAAGATCCTGCTGATCATCGACGAGGCCCAGGTCTTTCCTCTCGAATTGTTGGAAGAAGTCCGCTTGCTCTCCAACCAGGCCGGAGAGGACAACGTGTTGTCCATCTTCCTGATCGGGCAACCCGAGTTACAGGAAGTCCTCTCTCATCCCCGTCTGCTGCCGCTCCGTCAGAGGATCGGCATCAACTATCATCTGCGGCCGTTTGGCCGGGGCGATACGGAACGCTACATAGCCTATCGGCTCAACAAGGCCGGGGCGGCAAATCCGGTGCTCTTTACCGAGGCCGCCATTGAACGGATCCATCAGGCCAGTTCGGGAAATCCTCGTTTGATCAACATCATCTGCGATCATGCGTTGGTCAGCGGCTTTGTCCGAAGCAGCAAGCTGATAGATGGCGAGATTGTGGAAGAGTGTGTCAATGAACTGCGCCTGCCGGGAGAGCCGGGGTTGACCTTGTCGCCGGGGTCGGAATTGGAGAATTCGCGACCGGTGAAACGGCGGTCCCGAGCCAGACGAATCAACTCGGCCACGGCAATGCTGTCGGTCTTAACGCTGGTGGCGGCGGTTGGTGTGCTTTTTTACTACCTGGGATGGATATCTTGGTAG